CGGCGACGAGCGGCGGAACGGCGAACGCGCCGGACTCGCGGAGCCGGGCGACGGCGTAGTCCTGCTCGTCCTTCGAGGCCGAGAGCGCGGGGATGTACTGCTGGATCCGCTGCGCGTCGGCGGCCATTCGGCGGGCGGCGTCGGCGAGCTTGGTGGTGAGGGGCTCGGCGAACGGCCGGGTGGCGGGGTCGTCGGAGAGCCGCAGGAACGAGCCGGCGCCGTACTTGTCCCGGAGCTTCAGCAGGGAGGCGTCGTCGATCTCGGCCTTGGAGAAGGCGTTGAGGAACGGGACGGCCTGCCGACCCTGGCCCGTCCGGGTCAGGTAGTCGATGGCCGACCAGAGTTCCTCAGGGGTCTCCGGCTGCTTGGCGAACAGCTCCGGCCCGGGAACCTGCGCCGCGGACCAGGGCAAAGGCCCGGCCGTCGACCACCCCAACGCCGCGAGGGTCCCCGCGACCAGCAGCCGCCCGCCGCGCCCACGCGGCCGGATCGAGCGAACGTTGTCTTGACGCATGACTGTCACCCGCTGGGTTGATGTCCCGGTGGCCCTTGCCTTCTTCGCCTGACTCCTTCGGCCTTCTCTCCCCTTCTCCCCCCGGGAGAAGGTGGCCCGCAGGGCCGGATGAGGGTTTCGGCGCTTCGACAGAACCGACGCCCTCGTGATCCGCGACCTGCACGCCCTCCGAACTCCGACGACTCTCATCCGACCTTCGGCCACCTTCTCCCGGGGGGAGAAGGGGCGGAGAAGGCCTTCCTCTCGTTACAACCCCTCTTCCGCGGCCACCAGCTCGTCGAGGGTCTCTCGGCGGCGGACCAGGCGGGCCTGGTCGCCTTCGACGAGGATCTCGGCGGCGCGGGGGCGGGTGTTGTAGTTGGAGGCCATGACCATGCCGTAGGCGCCGGCGGAGAACGTCGCCAGGAGGTCGCCGCGGTCGAGAGGCGGCAGCGGCCGGTCCTTGGCGAAGAAGTCGCCGCTCTCGCAGATCGGGCCGACGACGTCCCGGGGCTCGGTCCCGGGGATCGCGGCTTCGTAGTCGGTCGGCGGCGCGGGGAGGCCCGGGGGCACCGTCACGGGCCAGATCCGGTGGAACGACTCATAAAGAGCCGGCCGGATCAGGTCGTTCATGGCGGCGTCCTGGATGACGAACCGCTTGTCGCCCGACTGCTTGGTATATAACACACGGCCGACCAGCACGCCGGCGTTCCCCGCGATGACCCGCCCCGGCTCGATCGCCAGCCGGCATCCGGCGGCCTTGATCCCCGGCAAAATCGCCGCCGCGAATTCCTTCAACGGCTTGGCTTCGGGCCCCTTGTAGCCGATCCCGTAGCCGCCCCCCATGTTGTACCAGGCGATGGGGTGGCCCATCTCCCGCAGCTGCCCGATCAGCTCCACGCCCTTGGCGACGGCCTTGGCGTAGGGCTCGACCGTGGTGATCTGCGAGCCGATGTGCATGTGCATGCCGATCATCGTCAGGCTCGGCTTATCCTTTACGGTCGCCGCGATCCGCAGGGCCCGATCGATGTCCAGGCCGAACTTGGATTCCTTCTGCCCGGTCGCCGTGTAGCGGTGGGTCTTGGGGTCGACGTCCGGGTTCACCCGCAGCGCGATCGGCGCGACCCGACCCATCGACGCGGCCACGCGGGCGATCGAGTCCAGCTCGGCCTCGCTCTCCACGTTGAACATCAAAACGCCGGCCTCGATCGCCTGGGCGATCTCCGGGTCGCTCTTGCCCACGCCGGCGAAGACCGTCTGGGCGGGGTCGCCGCCGGCCTTCAGCACCCGGAACAGCTCGCCGCCGGAGACCACGTCGAAGCCGCTGCCATACGCTTTCAGCAGCCGGAGAATGCCCAGGTTCGAGTTGGCCTTCACCGAGAAGCAGACCAACGGGTCGACCTCGGCGTAGACCTCCTGGAGCGTCTTCAGCGTCTCGACGATCATCGACCCGCTGTAGACGTAGAGCGGCGTCCCAAACTCCTCCGCCAGCTTGGCGACGGGGACGTCCTCACAGTAAAGCTCATTCCCGCGGTACTGAAACGCGTCCATCTTCTGGGGTTCCCTGGCTGGCTTGGCGGATCATCCTGGACTTGCTCGCGACCCGATCGCACGCGGGCCGGTCTTCGCCTTCCCCCCTCGCGGGGGAAGGTGGCCGGTACGGCCGGATGAGGGGGCGACCGCCGGCGGATCTGCTGACTCGGGCTTTGGATGCTGGCGGCTTTCTTGCTCGTCCTCCCCCTCATCCGGCCCTTCGGGCCACCTTCCCCCGCGAGGGGGGAAGGCCGTTTTGGGTTAATACGGCAATCCAACCGACGGCCTGACTCACATCTCCAACTTCATCTTCCACCGATCCAACTGCTTCGCCACTTCCGACGGGGCGGTCGAACCATACGACTTGAACGCGGCCACGGCCTTCTCGACGCCGAGCAGATCCTTGGTCTCCGGGCCCAGCTTGGGGGAGGCTTCGGACAGGTCGGCGTCGGAGAGGTCGGCCAGGCGTTTGAGGCCCTTGCGCTCGCAGAGGCCGACCAGCCGGCCGATGACCTCGTGGGCCGTGCGCTGGGGGACCCCCTGGAGGATCAGGTGCTCCATCAGCGTCGTGGCGTCGAGATACCCCTCGTCGAGCCGCTCGTTGATCCGGTCGGGGCGGAGGTTGGCCCCCTCGACGACCACGGCGGCCAGCTCGACGACCGCTTCGACGGTGTCGAACGCGTCGAACAGGGGGAGCTTGTCTTCCTGGAGGTCGCGGTTGTAGGCCAGCGGCAGGCCCTTGATGAGCACCAGCAGCGTCGTCAGCGAGCCGACCACCCGGGCGGAACGGCCCCGGATCAGCTCCAGGACGTCCGGGTTCTTCTTCTGGGGCATGATGCTGGAGCCGGTGCAGATCGCGTCGGGGAGCGCCAGG
The window above is part of the Paludisphaera rhizosphaerae genome. Proteins encoded here:
- the lysA gene encoding diaminopimelate decarboxylase; protein product: MDAFQYRGNELYCEDVPVAKLAEEFGTPLYVYSGSMIVETLKTLQEVYAEVDPLVCFSVKANSNLGILRLLKAYGSGFDVVSGGELFRVLKAGGDPAQTVFAGVGKSDPEIAQAIEAGVLMFNVESEAELDSIARVAASMGRVAPIALRVNPDVDPKTHRYTATGQKESKFGLDIDRALRIAATVKDKPSLTMIGMHMHIGSQITTVEPYAKAVAKGVELIGQLREMGHPIAWYNMGGGYGIGYKGPEAKPLKEFAAAILPGIKAAGCRLAIEPGRVIAGNAGVLVGRVLYTKQSGDKRFVIQDAAMNDLIRPALYESFHRIWPVTVPPGLPAPPTDYEAAIPGTEPRDVVGPICESGDFFAKDRPLPPLDRGDLLATFSAGAYGMVMASNYNTRPRAAEILVEGDQARLVRRRETLDELVAAEEGL